The Triplophysa dalaica isolate WHDGS20190420 chromosome 5, ASM1584641v1, whole genome shotgun sequence genome window below encodes:
- the LOC130421306 gene encoding uncharacterized protein LOC130421306 has product MTEKSDICLLGLILLSSLFTGVSGAKHTHVFISSGESVSLSCNDDLHQCSSTTWIYNKYTTSSTVEVFTGGINKNNSERLSLTSDCSLNIYNTTQHDGGLYTCRQYVNGHHHGPDSHVYLHVLHVSSSSSSSSQTEIRANTSVTLSCQLFSYDCEYLFSYDGFQLVWMNQTDVDLQTDSRYQIRSDKLCLISLTTTLVNEDDNTELRCVLKHKNDIKTSVTYTVRFTVTSSQTVTIAVIASLLLLLTVAVLCVIYIKRSDQRLSGDPVITSKNDNNGTYDTINIVPSTPITHEQKDDVVYSEVTVVSKKQLKNNIVQSAGDVTYAVIRGGKTEPEDA; this is encoded by the exons atgactgagaagagtgatatatgtctgctgggactgatccttctctcttcactattcacag gtgtgagtggAGCAAAACACActcatgtgttcatcagttctggtgaaagtgtgtctctgtcctgtaatgatgatcttcatcaatgctcctcaactacatggatctacaataaatatacaacatCATCTACAGtagaagtgtttactggaggaataaataagaataactctgagagactgagtctgacatctgactgctctctcaacatctataacacaacacaacatgatggtggacTTTACACCtgcagacaatatgtgaatggacATCATCATGGACCTGATTCACATGTTtatctacatgttcttcatg tgtcttcatcatcatcatcatcatcacagactgagataagagcaaacacatctgtcactctctcctgtcagctGTTTTCATATGACTGTGAATATTTGTTCAGTTATGATGGATttcagctggtgtggatgaatcagactgatgttgatctacagacagactccagatatcagattagatcagataaactctgtctcatctctctgactacaacactcgtgaatgaagacgacaacacagagttgagatgtgtgctcaaacacaagaatgacatcaagacctcagtcacatatactgtcagatttacag TGACCAGCTCTCAAACAGTGACCATTGCTGTGATAGCTTCATTACTTCTTCTACTTACTGTTGCTGttctttgtgtgatttatatCAAAAGATCAG ATCAAAGATTGTCTGGAGACCCTGTG ATCACATCTAAGAATGACAATAATGGAACATATGACACAATCAACATTGTTCCTTCTACTCCTATCACACAT GAGCAGAAAGATGATGTGGTTTATTCTGAGGTAACCGTTGTcagtaaaaaacaactgaaGAACAACATT GTTCAGTCTGCTGGTGATGTGACTTATGCCGTCATCAGAGGAGGAAAAACTGAACCTGAAGACGCTTGA